The Mailhella massiliensis DNA segment TTCGATACATCTTCCATCGACGCGGTGCTCCGGCTGGTGGAAAAGGTCAACCCCACCGCCACGGTGGTCATCAAGTCCACGGTGCCTGTAGGGTATCTGGAAGGGCTGCGCAAGGCGTGGCCCGGCCTGCCGAACCTTATTTTCTCGCCGGAGTTCCTGCGTGAGGGCAGGGCGCTTTACGATAATCTGCACCCCTCCCGCATCATAGTGGGGACTCCCCGGGAATGCTCCGCCGACCTTCGTGCCCGTGCGGAGCGCTTTGCCGCGCTGCTTCAGGAAGGGGCCATGGACAAGGATATCCCCACCCTCATGGTGAACGCCACGGAGGCGGAATCCATCAAGCTCTTTGCCAACACCTACCTTGCGCTGCGCGTGGCGTTCTTCAACGAGCTTGATACTTATGCCGAACTGCATGGTCTGGATACGCGGCAGATCATCAGGGGTGTGGGGCTGGACCCGCGCATAGGCTCCCACTACAACAACCCTTCCTTCGGTTACGGCGGTTACTGTCTGCCCAAGGATACGCGCCAGCTTCTGGCCAACTATAAGGGTACTCCCAACGACATCATTGCCGCCATCGTGGCAGCCAATAGTACGCGCAAGGACTTTATCGCCCATCAGATTCTTGCCCGCAGGCCTCGCAAGGTCGGTATTTACCGCCTGACCATGAAGGCGGGCAGCGACAATTTCCGTCAGTCGGCCATTCAGGATGTTATGAACAGGCTGCGCGATGAAGGCGTGGAGGTTGTTATTTACGAACCTACGCTGAGTCAGGATGTCTTTCAGGATTTCGCCGTCATTCACGACCTCGAGGCCTTCAAGTCCATGTCCGATGTGATCGTGGTCAACCGCATGGC contains these protein-coding regions:
- a CDS encoding nucleotide sugar dehydrogenase, with translation MNIAVAGTGYVGLSLAVLLAQHNSVKAVDIVPSKVELINRKKSPIVDKEIEEFLAERPLNLSATTDGESAYRDAEVIIIATPTNYDVEQNHFDTSSIDAVLRLVEKVNPTATVVIKSTVPVGYLEGLRKAWPGLPNLIFSPEFLREGRALYDNLHPSRIIVGTPRECSADLRARAERFAALLQEGAMDKDIPTLMVNATEAESIKLFANTYLALRVAFFNELDTYAELHGLDTRQIIRGVGLDPRIGSHYNNPSFGYGGYCLPKDTRQLLANYKGTPNDIIAAIVAANSTRKDFIAHQILARRPRKVGIYRLTMKAGSDNFRQSAIQDVMNRLRDEGVEVVIYEPTLSQDVFQDFAVIHDLEAFKSMSDVIVVNRMAEEVKDCMDKVYTRDLFERD